The genomic region GACTCAAGAGATCAAAGGCCGATCCGCCGCCGCCAAACATGCCTTCCACGGGCTTGGCCACGCGAATCACGTCGGCGCCCATGTCCGCGAGCATCATGGCCGCGAACGGTCCCGGTCCTATTCCCGCAATCTCGATGATCTTCAATCCGCTCAGTGGGCCCACGGTCACCTCGTGAAAATGATCTGACTCGTGCATGATGCCACCTCGCTCGTGCGAAGTGTGTGAAGGAGTTCGGAATGACCATGCCCGAAGGCATCGGGATCATCGATCTGATGCTCAGCATCCCGACCGACGATACCCGCAGCTGGTACGAGTTCATGCGACCGCTGCTGCGAGACAAAGAATCTCTGCAGATGTTCGAGATGCCAGCGGAGTACATGTTCAAGAACATCCCGAACTACGAACCGGGTGCGGATTTTGTCGGGCTCGTACTCCAGGAGATGGACAAGTACGGCATCGAACGCGCGATGATCGATATCGGCTCGGAGGCCGAGATCGTGCAGCGTGCGCTGAGCGAGCATCCAGAGCGCTTCTTTGGCAGCTACGAGGTCAACCCGAACAACGGCATGGAAGAGGTCGCCAAGCTGGTGGCGTTGCACGAGCGCTACGGAATCAAGGCCGTGACTGCATTTCCCGCGGGACTGTGTCCACAGGTTCCGATCAACGACAAGAAGTTCTATCCGATCTACGCCAAGTGCGTGGAACTCGATGTTCCCATCTGCGTCTGTGCGGGCGTGCCGGGGCCGCGTCTACCCATGGGGCCGCAGAAGGTCGAACAGATCGATGAAGTCTGCTGGTTCTTTCCCGAGCTGAAATTCGTCATGCGCCACGGTGCGGAACCCTGGACTGAACTGGCGATCAAGTTGATGCTCAAGTGGCCCAATCTCTACTATATGACGAGCGCCTTCGCGCCCAGGTACTACCCCAAGGACATCATCCAGTATGCGAACACGCGCGGTGCCGACAAGATCTTGTACGCGGGCTATTTCCCCATGGGTCTGACCCTGGAACGCATCTTCCAGGAGATGCCCGATGTTCCCTTTCGCGATCACGTTTGGCCGAAGTTCCTGCGCGAAAATGCGCAGCGCGTTTTCAAGCTGGACGACTGAGCGGAAGCCGATGAGCGATCCAACTCCCAGATCTCCGCGCTATTCCTTCCCGGCCCCATCCGAACTCGTCGACCTCGGGGCCGCATTGCGAGGGATGCTCGACACCATGCTCTGGGTCGACGAAGAGAGCCCCGGAGTTCTCGAAGACCTTCGGGCGGCAACCCGAGCCATCGAAGCCGATACGCAGCGCCTGGATCGCCATCGAGTGAAAGGCGAGGGGCTTCGGCTGGGAATACCGGAGGAGTCCGGCACGGGACGGCGTTATTACGTCCAGGGACCCATGATCGGAACCCACCATCCGATGTGTCCGGAATTCGAGATCGCCCTCGAAGGAGACGTGACGCGCGGCCGGCTGAGTTTCGGACCCGCCTTTGAGGGACCTCCGGGCTGCGTGCACGGCGGTTTCGTCGCCTTTTTCTTCGACGAGATCCTGGGTTTCCACAATCTGGCGACCGGGACCCGCGGCATGACCGGCGCCCTCGATCTGAAGTACCGGCGGCCAACGCCGCTCGACACGGAGCTCGAGTTCCAGGTCCGCACTGCACTCGCCCAGGGGCGCAAGGTGCGCGTGATCGGGGAGCTGAGCGGCCCGGACGGGGTGACCGCACAGGCCGAGGGCCTGTTCATCGAGCCCGCCCAGGGTTTCCACGACCATGTCATGAAGCGCTGAGCCCAGCTGGCCCCCTGACCCTACTGGACTTCCCCGGCAGCCCGCGCCATACTGCGAAAAACTGAAACGTGTTTCATTTTCGTTTCTCAAACCCCGTTTTCTTGCCTCAATTTCGGGTTTCGGATGTTCATCGACTTCACCCCCGACCAGAAGAAACTCCGACTCGAGCTACGCGAGTACTATCGGAAGCTGTTTACGCCCGATCTGCGCCGTCGGCTCGACGAGGAATGGGATCAACTCGGGGGACCGGCGTTTCGCGAGGCCGTCGGGCGCATGGGCAAGGACGGCTGGTTGGTGATCGGCTGGCCCGAGGAGCACGGCGGCCAGGGTCGCGGGCACCTCGAGCAGTTCATCTTCTGGGATGAGACCTACCGCGCGCGTGCGCCGCTGCCCTTGATCACGGTCAATACCGTGGGCCCCATGGTGATGCAGCACGGAACGCAGGCCCAAAAGGATCTCCTGCTGCCCAAGATTCGCGATGGGGAGCTGATGATCGGCATCGGCTACACCGAGCCGAGTGCCGGCACCGACCTCGCTTCGCTGCGCACGACCGCGGTACGCGATGGCGATGAGTGGTTGATCAACGGGCAGAAGATCTACACGACTCACGCACAGGACGCGGACT from bacterium harbors:
- a CDS encoding amidohydrolase family protein translates to MTMPEGIGIIDLMLSIPTDDTRSWYEFMRPLLRDKESLQMFEMPAEYMFKNIPNYEPGADFVGLVLQEMDKYGIERAMIDIGSEAEIVQRALSEHPERFFGSYEVNPNNGMEEVAKLVALHERYGIKAVTAFPAGLCPQVPINDKKFYPIYAKCVELDVPICVCAGVPGPRLPMGPQKVEQIDEVCWFFPELKFVMRHGAEPWTELAIKLMLKWPNLYYMTSAFAPRYYPKDIIQYANTRGADKILYAGYFPMGLTLERIFQEMPDVPFRDHVWPKFLRENAQRVFKLDD
- a CDS encoding PaaI family thioesterase: MSDPTPRSPRYSFPAPSELVDLGAALRGMLDTMLWVDEESPGVLEDLRAATRAIEADTQRLDRHRVKGEGLRLGIPEESGTGRRYYVQGPMIGTHHPMCPEFEIALEGDVTRGRLSFGPAFEGPPGCVHGGFVAFFFDEILGFHNLATGTRGMTGALDLKYRRPTPLDTELEFQVRTALAQGRKVRVIGELSGPDGVTAQAEGLFIEPAQGFHDHVMKR